One segment of Papaver somniferum cultivar HN1 unplaced genomic scaffold, ASM357369v1 unplaced-scaffold_137, whole genome shotgun sequence DNA contains the following:
- the LOC113334774 gene encoding uncharacterized protein LOC113334774, whose translation MGNFISSKSSDAPAKVVLPDGTVHEFNQPLTVAELMLDHPQQVVVEIESIESKKRPIPLPADKKLEMKKFYLMLPMQQGRAFSTDDARRILMKVKLDQRLPKLYYAAKIIGLFARMCQCGTGRETILQRRDSLLKEELEKRKNDGNDSNDNKSVHRIQLEIFCERPAFLGKQVSMGKGWTPSLVTIEEKTPEKKILRRLFHV comes from the coding sequence ATGGGGAATTTCATATCAAGCAAGTCATCAGATGCGCCAGCGAAAGTTGTATTGCCGGATGGAACAGTTCATGAATTCAACCAACCTCTAACAGTTGCCGAGCTCATGTTAGATCATCCACAACAAGTTGTTGTAGAAATTGAATCAATCGAATCCAAGAAAAGACCAATTCCATTGCCTGCTGATAAAAAGCTAGAGATGAAGAAATTTTACTTAATGTTACCTATGCAGCAAGGGAGAGCTTTCTCAACGGATGACGCTCGCAGGATACTTATGAAGGTTAAACTAGATCAGAGATTGCCAAAATTGTATTACGCTGCCAAGATTATTGGTTTGTTTGCGAGAATGTGTCAGTGTGGAACTGGACGTGAAACTATCTTGCAGCGGAGAGATAGCTTGCTTAAGGAAGAGTTAGAGAAGAGAAAGAATGATGGAAATGATTCAAATGATAATAAATCAGTACATAGAATTCAGTTGGAAATTTTCTGCGAAAGGCCGGCTTTTTTGGGCAAGCAAGTCTCGATGGGCAAAGGATGGACACCAAGTTTAGTTACCATCGAAGAGAAGACACCCGAAAAGAAGATCCTTCGCCGACTGTTTCATGTATAG